From Canis lupus baileyi chromosome 16, mCanLup2.hap1, whole genome shotgun sequence:
AGTGATTGCTTTTGCACTACAAGGGCACAGTTGAGACAGACTCTCTGTTCTGCAGAGCCAAACATATTTACCATCTGACCCTCCACTTTTACCAATTCCCGACTCACAGTACAAGGAGAATAATATCCTAATCgcgtgggggtgggtgggttgaGATAACATATCAGGCGGGACCCTATACAAGATTGGGCTCCGTAAAGGATGACTATTATCATTAAACAGAGACTCAAAATCTAAAGCTTATCATATGTCTTATGAtcagttttgtttgcttgcttgttttctaCCCTCCGTCTACCTGCGCCACTCCatccaaaaacaaaatatgagcTTGACTTCCTCTAACTTGGATTAAGCTAATCTGCCACCACACCACACCTCCCTGTTCAGGCAATTTCTATGGCTTTATTCATCCCAACTCTCAGCACTTAGGTCCTGTTGTTTGGGAGCATTTGCTTCGCATCTCAGCGATGCTACAGTAACCATACAGGAAGCCCGCAGATTCTTGCACCAATTTgtcttcagtttttaattttttatttagaaataataaaataagacataatatataaaaatatgtacaatcCATGGTTTGTGCAGTACAATAGGAAGACTTTTAGATACAAAAAGACGGCAAACGGGAAAATAATGACTATCACGATTGTCAAAGGCCGGGGTTGTTCAACTCGCCAGAGCCCAGAGCTGAAACCCAACGTAACTAGAAAAGAGATTCTAGTCAGGAGTGGGGAGGTGACTATgcaacacttttatttttcaccttAACATTATTAGACAGAGCGAAGGAGAGCTCACTCTGCTCCTCAGAACAAGCTTTTTGCCTTTACTGAGTGGCTTATTATAAAACATGAGCTGACATTTGTCATTTGCAAAGGTAACATGATTTGGGGGACAGAGCTCATCAAATAGACAATatagggaagaaaggaagtgaaaagaagaaataatgcattaatagtttttttcttttttttaaaaaaaaaggtaaaacagacTTTCTCCAGGAATTTGGAAATGGCTACAGTGCTATATTGACATCCTTAAAATGTCTGATTCAAGTATACTCTTAGAGGGATAGAAAACTATTCCATTCTCAATAGTCAAAATAGAATTCACTTTgtctatcttttatttaaaaataggataaCCAGGAATCTATGCCTCCTCCCAAAAATATAATGCCCATCCAGATACGagcaaaaattctttaaaagggaGTAATTCTTAAGTAAATTCAACGGGGGTTTGCTTGCAATAGAGAAGCAACACATAGCTGGGGACAGACCCCAGATATTCACGGCGAGTCTCCTCGGACTTCATTCTAACGACGTATGTGCACTAATTAAAGAGACTCAGTCAATAAGGACAAATGTTTTGAAGGTAAAATGCAACAAAAAATGTTGTGCATTACCTGTGTCTTGgctcttgacaaaaaaaaaaaaaaaaaaaaattgccatttaaAGCTTGTAATTGTTAAAATACTAACTAGAAAGAGCTTTCAAATGAACAGTCCATGCTGAAATAAATAACAGAACATAGCAATACGAACCTTATAAGGCtggtaaatatttgctaaaaccATGCTAACCGGTAGCATAGAGGTACTAGCTCTCTGAAATTGCTGCACTGAAATTATACTTTctatggcaattttttttttcctttacagacTTCTATTTACATTTggctttaaatatgaaaatatctgataaactttataaaatgtacactttaaaaacaTAGCTTCTGCaaaattttcttggaaaaaaaaaaacagaaacaaaaacaaacctgtgCACcagaaattttagattttttttctgtttttcagaaataAGTTGAAAGATTTCCCTCCCTCATTCTTGCCCCCAGACCCACCCCCTTTCAAATATCTCAAGTCTTTTTAAGTGGCAGCACTGTGTGTTTGGGAGGAGCCCTCTCAGTGGTCACCCCATGCTCCACTGCATCTTCATTTAATTTACATATCACTGAATACTCTTTggtttgattattttcctttgcaaAATATCGAAATAGCAGCAGCTGAAGCCCTCAGTAACCTCTCACCCTCAACAGCCAACTTGTTCTCTCTTCTGTCAATTCTTTTGTCCTATCAATCCCAATTCCTCCAACTCTCAAAACAACTTCCCAAACCTGCttttaaatttggatttaaaataGCATCCGCTTGCTTGACATCTCTGTCTTGGTTTCCATGAGAAGAACACCAGTTTTCAAACCCATCGACTCTGAAGGCTGAGAACAGCAGAAACTGTAATATTATTGCAGGCACGGCATTCAGAGATGGCTGTTCAAGAACCAGAGACCATCACACACATCAATTTACGAAATACAGGATTCCAGAACAAGCTGTTTTTTAATGGCATACAGGGTTATAATACCATAAGAGAGTTGATTTTGAGactccaattaaaaaagaaaagtcagcaaCCCCCAGAATTCACACATAAGGAACTTTAAACCAAAAAAGAGCTCCATTATTGAGTTAGagcagggtaaaaaaaaaaaaaaaaaaaaaagtttcagtcaagtcaggcagccaggcaggagagACTTCTGGAAAACAATGTGTCCTTAGTAACCTGCTCTAGGGCTCTATAGGCGAGAAGGATCAGCTCAGATCCAATCCCAAATGTGCAtacataaaggagaaataatcCTTTTAGATCATTATCTCTTCTACTTGTGGCTGTTATATCTTGTATGGCTCTGGTTGACCCCAGAATACTGCGACATTTTCATTCCTACCCtctaccattaaaaataaataaataactttcctCTCCCTCCCGAATACTTGAGCTGACGTGCTGTATCAAAGTGGCCGGTCCACACGGTCCACACCTCACCAGCTCCCCCTTGGGCATCTGCAGCCTCCCAGACACTATAGGACTCACTCCAGACACACTGATCGGAAGAACCAGCCTAGAGGCCAGGCGTGGCATCTTCTCAAAGGCGAAGTCGGCCTGGAAATGTCCTGACAGTTGGGCCAATGAATTCAGCTGCAAGGGTTTAAACTTCTCTATCTTTCACGTTGGATGGCTCAGCTTTTGGGGATGCCAACTAACTCCAACCTAGGTCTTATCTTAGGGAATAAATCCTGGAAGGCGCCCAAAGGGGAGAGCCAGAAAAATCTAAGAGCCCGTCACCATCTCTCACCTTATGCGTCGGCCTGGCCAGCCCAACCTCACAGGAAAGAAAGGATattttgattgtgtgtgtgtgaattttccttcccctttcttcttcctcccatcATACACTAGTTGCATGaaagagcaaaactgaaaaaGCACGACACTTACTATACTCTGCGGAGGATATTCTATTTTCTGAATAAGGTGAAAAAAGGAGAGGGCAGTTCAAGGTCTTGCTGAGGTTCAAAGTTACTGTTTCTTGATTTCAAGGCAGCCGTGGGGCTTTCTATCCTTTTTAGTATAAGCTCCACTGTGCAAAAATGTGCATTAtctttggtatttattttagGTAGTCTAACTTAAAATTTGAGATAACCCATTAAcatcatggaagaaaaaaaaaaaaaagaaaacccagaggcTACCATTTGGCTAGTGTTACATAATGCCCTTATGtaaccaaagagagagagagaaagagagagagagagagagagaaaaaaaaaatcaattctagcAAACAAATTACTGGCCTCAAAAAATCAGGCTCTCGTTTTGGCAGCTTAATAGCCAAATACTTGCCACTTTGAAGCACATATCATGAGCTTTCAACAAAGTTCAACACTGACTTTTAAATTACACGAAAGAAGAACTACACGGCAACAAAAATACAATTTGTGTTCATGTAGTTAgcagcttttcaaaaaaaattaaggcagagTCTTGCCTTTGTTATGCCATTAAAAACATTCTTGTTCCCTAAGGAGAAGCATTCTGGATTCGTCAAATACCCAACCGAGGCTGGCCTGCGAGTTCAAGTTTTGTAAAACACACAAAACGAAACAGAAAAACCCCATAACTTATTCTATCACATGTATGTGCCATCGggtcatggggtgggggaggggggagaggaggcgTGTTGAGTGCTCTAAGGTTAAATCTCCGAGCTTACAGTCCTTTCTTCGACGCCACCGTACTCGCCTCGGTCCCTTGTGGCCACGTGCCTTGACCCACCTCTTCACCAGTACCGTCGTCTGAATAACTGCTTGGGGCCTTTGACCAACAGACTGTTAGTTGAAAGTCAATATTCCAGAGGAGGAAGCAGTCAGATCTCCGACTCTCGCCTTAAGGGCCTGGGCTCTAGAGGTACGCTTGCCTGGTTGTGAAGGTCTAGGTCAGGGGGCGTGTCCGTACTCGTGCTTTCTGGAACTCCATTTTCACTGTCATCTTCCTCTTTGCTTGTGAGGGCAACTTCGTTTTCGTAGCAAAAGGAGTTAGCATTTGAGAGGATGTATTTCTTTTCGGCTAAGTCTCTGGCACTACAGAGGGGCGTGTTGGGCACTTCGTAGGTCTTGTGGAACCTTGAGTAGTCCACTTTGTAGTAGTGCTTCTCCTCGAAGAGGACAGGCTCGTAGCGGTGGCCCCAGAGGATCTCATTCGCCAGATAGGAGCTACGGCACTGGGTGGTCATGGCCGTGGCCTCCACCATGCCCTCCAGTATGACAACGATTTCAAAGTCTGCATTGTCGATGTCCTGTTTGCTCAAGTCATATAAAGGACTGTCTTCATCTATCTCGTGGACTATGGTGATGGGGGACACCAGAAATATCCGGTCAATCCCGCTGTCGAACCCAACGTTGATATCTATTTGATCCAGGGGGATGTACTCCCCCTCGGAAGTGATTCGGGATTTGAGCAGCTGggccctcacgtgggcctccacCAAGTGGCTCTTCCGAAGGTTGCCCACCCGCCACATCAAACACAGCTTGCCATCTCTCATGGCGATCACAGCGTTGTGACTGAAGACCAGAGTCTCGTTCCTCTTCTTTGGCTTGGCCATCTTCGCCATGACCGCGCCGATGATGAAGGCATCGATGATGCAGCCCACGATGGACTGGAAGACCACCATGAACACGGCAACTGGGCATTCGTCTGTGACACAGCGGAAGCCGTAGCCTATGGTCGTCTGGGTCTCGATGGAGAAGAGGAAGGCCGCCGTGAAGCTGTTGACCTCGGACACGCAAGCCTTGCTCTCTTTAGATGCATCCAGATCGCCATGGAGCAGAGCTATCAACCAAAACACACAGCCAAAGAACAGCCAGGAGAGCACGAACGCCAGGCAGAAGATGACCAGCATCCACCGCCAGCGAATGTCCACGCATGTGGTAAAGATGTCTGCGAGGTACCGCTGTCCCTTCTCCCCCACGTTGATGAACTGGACGTTGCAGTGGCCGTCCTTCTTCACGAAGCGGCTCCTGCACTGCTGTCGGGTGTGGACCTTACTCTTCCCGTTCCCAAAGCCGTTGGCAACCGCCATGGTGGCCAACTTCATCCCGTCCTCTTCGGAAGAGACGATGCTGTAGCGGTTGGTCCGCACACTGCCCATCGCTCCTGCTGTGGACGCCAGTGCTTcggctttggaaaacagtctgagTTTTTGCAAGACCCTTTGGAGAAACAGTTTTGAATGCTCGGTGAGGACACACACGCCAAAGAAGAAGGAGAGACGGCGGGCCTCCAGGAGCCGGGGCTTCTACCAACGTCCGTCTCCGGACATGCAGAGCCACCTCAGTAACTCAGCTGACATCCAGGGGAGGACGTGACCTGGAAACAACGAGACAAGACGTTATTCATCCGAAAAGAAGGCATCGGCAAGGGGTTCTGCTCTCTCGGGGGACATTTCCTAGCGGACGTACACCCTGCGCTGAGTTAGAAGGTGTTCTTAGCTGCTTTGTCCCCTGAACTGTATCTTTTATTGTACT
This genomic window contains:
- the KCNJ2 gene encoding inward rectifier potassium channel 2, with product MGSVRTNRYSIVSSEEDGMKLATMAVANGFGNGKSKVHTRQQCRSRFVKKDGHCNVQFINVGEKGQRYLADIFTTCVDIRWRWMLVIFCLAFVLSWLFFGCVFWLIALLHGDLDASKESKACVSEVNSFTAAFLFSIETQTTIGYGFRCVTDECPVAVFMVVFQSIVGCIIDAFIIGAVMAKMAKPKKRNETLVFSHNAVIAMRDGKLCLMWRVGNLRKSHLVEAHVRAQLLKSRITSEGEYIPLDQIDINVGFDSGIDRIFLVSPITIVHEIDEDSPLYDLSKQDIDNADFEIVVILEGMVEATAMTTQCRSSYLANEILWGHRYEPVLFEEKHYYKVDYSRFHKTYEVPNTPLCSARDLAEKKYILSNANSFCYENEVALTSKEEDDSENGVPESTSTDTPPDLDLHNQASVPLEPRPLRRESEI